The following proteins are co-located in the Corynebacterium kalinowskii genome:
- a CDS encoding TetR/AcrR family transcriptional regulator: MSVKRMTGKQRREQLIEIGRAVFAEKGFAAASVEEIAARAAVSKPVVYEHFGGKEGLYAVVIDRDMQALEQTITGSLASGSYRDRIERAVMALLTFIEEHPDGFQILVRDMTPGKNRTYSTLLNDIVAQVSHILGKAFEKSGYEPESAVLYGQSLVGMISGTAQWWLDVREPSKEVVASHIVNLCWNGLAHLETSPKITVGEQ, encoded by the coding sequence ATGAGTGTGAAGCGGATGACGGGGAAGCAACGTCGCGAGCAGCTGATCGAAATTGGTCGGGCTGTCTTTGCGGAAAAGGGGTTTGCGGCCGCAAGCGTCGAGGAAATCGCGGCGCGTGCGGCGGTGTCCAAGCCCGTTGTCTATGAGCACTTCGGTGGCAAAGAGGGGCTCTACGCTGTGGTGATTGACCGCGACATGCAGGCCTTAGAGCAAACGATAACGGGGTCGTTGGCGTCGGGAAGCTATCGCGATCGGATTGAGCGGGCGGTGATGGCGCTGCTTACCTTCATCGAGGAGCACCCGGATGGCTTCCAAATCTTGGTCCGCGACATGACCCCAGGCAAGAACCGCACCTATTCCACGCTGCTCAATGATATCGTCGCCCAGGTTTCTCATATCCTTGGGAAGGCTTTTGAGAAGAGTGGTTACGAGCCGGAGTCGGCGGTGCTCTATGGTCAGTCACTGGTCGGCATGATTTCTGGCACTGCGCAGTGGTGGCTGGATGTTCGTGAGCCGAGTAAAGAAGTAGTGGCGAGCCATATCGTTAACCTGTGTTGGAATGGACTCGCGCATCTGGAAACGAGCCCAAAGATTACCGTAGGAGAGCAGTGA
- a CDS encoding TetR/AcrR family transcriptional regulator, whose amino-acid sequence MPRVSSEHREHMRKRIIDAAIVCIGQKGFAGTSMNDIVTEAGVSAGAVYLYFKGKSDIGLAVGRSFLTGQGLLVEELTADSLPTPAQLFTQLSEHRSEAHYLPVLATQVWAEIGRNSGMREGACDIIEQLTSRFERYFVAWFQKQGATAAQAHNRATLVVPGFIGLLQGGVLSSAMVPGSEDRYSASASMLLELL is encoded by the coding sequence ATGCCACGAGTAAGCTCCGAACACCGAGAACACATGCGGAAACGAATTATTGACGCAGCCATTGTGTGTATCGGTCAAAAAGGATTTGCCGGAACCTCGATGAATGACATTGTCACCGAAGCTGGCGTATCGGCTGGGGCTGTATATCTCTATTTCAAGGGAAAATCCGACATTGGTCTGGCCGTGGGGCGATCGTTTCTCACTGGGCAAGGTCTGTTGGTGGAAGAACTCACAGCCGACTCACTGCCTACTCCAGCGCAATTATTCACACAGCTCAGTGAGCACCGCTCCGAGGCGCACTATCTGCCCGTCTTGGCGACCCAGGTTTGGGCTGAGATAGGTCGCAATTCGGGTATGCGCGAAGGAGCGTGTGACATCATTGAACAACTCACTTCAAGGTTTGAACGGTATTTTGTGGCGTGGTTCCAAAAGCAAGGCGCAACAGCAGCTCAAGCTCACAATCGTGCCACTCTAGTTGTTCCTGGGTTCATTGGGCTGCTGCAAGGCGGGGTTCTTAGTAGCGCTATGGTGCCAGGCTCGGAAGATCGATATTCCGCCTCGGCAAGCATGCTTCTCGAGTTACTGTAG
- a CDS encoding MFS transporter, giving the protein MDNEDFNARRFIGANGLQSIGDQVVAAKTVLPYLLHIAGAPGFFSAMLVPIRESGSMLPQAALTPWVVRQKSRTRIWVIGSIIQGIAAAGIGACVLFLKGSALGWAVVTLLGALALGRAFCSIASKDVQGRTISKGRRGRITGTAAMVGGVSVVAIGAALMLLGKTPPVSVLVGLIFFSAAAWLLAGAIFGTIREPIPEEQEQAPNNWLSDSRQLLNEDRKFRTFVIVRSLLLVSALSPTFLVMLSPNSLGAFLLATGIALIVGGRVAGVWADRSSKSVMQYGALAASVVILTLVASSLWLADVINVWVMPIGFFAIHLIHTAIRVGRKTYVVDMAEGELRTRYVAVANTAMGVILLLAGAISGGIAHWGPHAALLFLAAMGLIGALLGRNLEEVSTAK; this is encoded by the coding sequence CTGGATAACGAGGATTTCAACGCTCGACGCTTTATCGGCGCAAACGGGCTGCAAAGCATCGGCGATCAAGTCGTCGCAGCGAAAACCGTACTTCCCTACTTACTGCATATCGCGGGAGCACCGGGTTTCTTTTCCGCAATGCTAGTGCCGATTCGGGAATCGGGATCCATGCTTCCTCAGGCTGCACTGACGCCATGGGTGGTGCGCCAAAAGAGTCGAACTCGGATTTGGGTCATTGGTTCAATCATTCAAGGTATTGCGGCTGCCGGAATCGGCGCATGTGTACTTTTCCTCAAAGGCTCTGCCTTGGGATGGGCCGTCGTAACGCTGCTCGGCGCGTTGGCATTGGGCCGCGCCTTTTGTTCGATCGCCTCGAAGGACGTGCAGGGACGAACTATTTCAAAAGGTCGGCGCGGACGTATCACCGGTACCGCAGCGATGGTTGGCGGGGTGTCAGTCGTCGCGATCGGTGCGGCGCTGATGTTGCTCGGCAAGACACCGCCAGTCTCAGTACTTGTTGGGCTGATCTTTTTCTCCGCTGCCGCATGGCTGCTAGCTGGCGCAATTTTCGGGACCATCCGTGAACCAATCCCCGAGGAACAGGAACAAGCGCCAAACAATTGGTTGTCTGATTCGCGGCAACTGCTCAACGAGGACAGAAAGTTCCGCACCTTTGTCATAGTGCGATCGCTACTTCTCGTCTCGGCGCTTTCCCCTACCTTCCTTGTTATGCTCTCGCCCAACAGTCTGGGCGCGTTCTTGCTGGCGACAGGAATTGCTTTAATCGTTGGCGGCCGAGTTGCAGGCGTGTGGGCGGATCGGTCGTCGAAAAGCGTCATGCAATACGGCGCCCTGGCGGCCTCGGTCGTCATCTTGACGCTGGTCGCCAGCTCTCTCTGGCTCGCTGACGTCATTAACGTGTGGGTGATGCCGATTGGTTTCTTTGCTATTCACCTCATTCACACCGCGATCCGTGTCGGGCGCAAGACCTATGTTGTGGATATGGCAGAGGGTGAGCTTCGCACCCGCTACGTCGCCGTCGCGAACACAGCCATGGGCGTGATCCTGCTGCTGGCAGGCGCAATTTCTGGTGGAATCGCGCATTGGGGACCACATGCGGCCCTATTGTTCCTAGCAGCCATGGGCCTGATCGGCGCGTTGTTGGGCCGAAATCTCGAAGAAGTGAGCACCGCAAAATAA
- a CDS encoding putative Ig domain-containing protein translates to MKRILAATLVTASLFAAPIAHAETEPVAAYSQVSIPLPAEFTQYANVRVSRLPDGMAYDSATNSLVGAPTLEGAYQIQVWANDETNAYTTMIPLTVHGIVAGPIAPEAPVTVNAFSPANIPLVADFTGFTGVQVSGLPTGLTYDAAVNALVGTPTLAGTYTAQVWANNATSLAVSMPIVVKDGGYMNEPPLPPQDQPTTSVAPAPETTPAPAPVGDSKAGMGSSFGTLWDALLSIFRILFSR, encoded by the coding sequence ATGAAACGCATCCTTGCAGCAACCCTCGTCACTGCCTCCCTGTTCGCCGCACCAATCGCGCATGCAGAGACCGAACCAGTGGCAGCCTATTCTCAGGTTTCCATCCCACTTCCTGCAGAATTCACTCAGTACGCAAACGTTCGGGTGTCCAGACTTCCCGATGGCATGGCCTACGACTCCGCAACCAATTCCCTCGTCGGTGCCCCGACCCTCGAAGGTGCATACCAAATCCAAGTCTGGGCCAACGACGAAACCAACGCCTACACGACGATGATCCCACTGACCGTGCACGGCATTGTTGCCGGCCCGATTGCGCCAGAAGCTCCCGTCACCGTCAACGCATTCAGCCCTGCGAATATCCCCCTTGTTGCAGACTTCACCGGTTTCACCGGAGTGCAGGTTTCTGGCTTGCCTACAGGCTTGACCTACGATGCCGCAGTCAATGCACTCGTCGGCACGCCGACCCTCGCTGGGACCTACACCGCCCAGGTGTGGGCAAACAATGCCACCTCACTCGCAGTTTCAATGCCGATTGTGGTGAAAGACGGCGGCTACATGAATGAGCCCCCTCTTCCCCCGCAGGATCAGCCGACCACGTCCGTCGCTCCGGCTCCGGAAACCACCCCTGCTCCGGCTCCCGTAGGAGACTCAAAGGCGGGCATGGGCAGCAGCTTTGGCACCCTCTGGGATGCCTTGTTGAGCATTTTCCGGATCCTATTTTCCCGCTAG
- the glmU gene encoding bifunctional UDP-N-acetylglucosamine diphosphorylase/glucosamine-1-phosphate N-acetyltransferase GlmU yields MTNPVAVVILAAGAGTRMKSAKPKMLHEVAGRTMLAHALHAAVALKPEHLIAVVGHCRDQVVPALEAESETLGMSVKTAVQEEQNGTGHAVACGLEALPADYEGTVVVTTSDVPMLSGDVLQGLVETHGDAAVTVLTAQLDAPTGYGRIVRDDAGVTSIVEEKDATAEQKLITEINSGVYAFDAALLREAVTQLDTNNAQGEFYLTDVVGIARRQGKIARGHMIDDAMLIAGVNDRVQLAAMNQVFNERLREIAMRGGATLIDPASTFIDVDVQIGQDVVIHPGTQLRGKTVIGNGVEIGPDTTLVNVTVGDGASVIRTHAFDSEIGAEATVGPFTYLRPGTKLGAKGKLGGFVETKNVQIGTGSKVPHLTYVGDATIGEHSNIGASSVFVNYDGVNKHHTTVGSHVRTGSDTMFIAPVTVGDGAYSGAGTVIKDDVPPGALVVSGGRQRNIEGWVQQKRPGTAAAEAAEAALREMNTTEQEG; encoded by the coding sequence ATGACGAATCCGGTGGCGGTAGTCATCCTTGCTGCAGGTGCGGGCACCCGCATGAAATCTGCAAAGCCAAAGATGCTGCATGAAGTTGCAGGACGCACGATGCTTGCCCATGCACTGCATGCAGCAGTTGCACTCAAGCCAGAGCACCTAATCGCAGTGGTAGGACACTGTCGCGACCAGGTTGTTCCCGCTCTTGAAGCAGAGTCCGAAACTCTTGGAATGAGCGTAAAAACCGCGGTCCAGGAAGAACAAAACGGCACCGGCCACGCGGTAGCGTGCGGGCTGGAAGCTCTGCCTGCGGACTACGAAGGCACCGTTGTCGTCACTACCTCTGACGTTCCAATGCTGAGTGGCGACGTACTACAGGGACTCGTCGAAACGCACGGCGATGCCGCAGTCACCGTCTTGACCGCCCAGCTCGACGCACCTACCGGCTACGGTCGCATCGTGCGCGATGACGCTGGTGTCACCTCCATCGTGGAGGAGAAGGACGCCACTGCCGAGCAGAAGCTCATCACAGAGATCAACTCCGGCGTCTACGCCTTCGACGCAGCGCTCCTGCGCGAGGCCGTGACTCAGCTTGACACCAACAATGCTCAGGGAGAGTTTTACCTGACCGACGTGGTGGGTATCGCTCGCCGTCAGGGCAAAATCGCTCGCGGGCACATGATCGATGACGCAATGCTGATCGCTGGTGTCAACGACCGCGTCCAGCTCGCCGCTATGAACCAAGTGTTCAATGAGCGCCTGCGTGAAATCGCAATGCGCGGTGGCGCCACCCTCATCGACCCAGCTTCCACTTTCATCGACGTCGACGTCCAGATCGGCCAGGATGTTGTCATCCACCCAGGTACCCAGCTGCGCGGCAAAACCGTCATCGGCAACGGCGTTGAAATCGGCCCGGACACCACCCTCGTCAACGTCACCGTCGGCGATGGCGCTTCCGTCATCCGCACCCATGCTTTCGACTCCGAGATCGGTGCCGAAGCTACGGTCGGCCCATTCACCTACCTGCGCCCAGGCACCAAGCTTGGTGCCAAGGGCAAGCTCGGTGGCTTCGTTGAGACTAAGAACGTGCAGATTGGTACCGGCTCCAAGGTGCCACACCTGACCTACGTCGGTGATGCCACCATCGGCGAGCATTCCAACATCGGCGCATCGTCCGTCTTCGTCAATTACGACGGTGTGAACAAGCACCACACCACTGTGGGCAGCCACGTCCGCACTGGTTCCGACACCATGTTCATCGCTCCAGTGACCGTAGGCGATGGAGCTTATTCGGGTGCGGGTACAGTAATTAAAGACGATGTCCCGCCAGGAGCTCTCGTCGTTTCCGGTGGACGCCAGCGCAACATTGAGGGCTGGGTCCAGCAGAAGCGCCCGGGCACCGCTGCAGCTGAGGCGGCTGAAGCGGCTCTGCGCGAGATGAATACCACTGAGCAGGAAGGCTAG
- a CDS encoding ribose-phosphate diphosphokinase, producing the protein MTAHWTESHKNLMLFSGRAHPELGEAVAEELGVELTPMTARDFANGEIFVRFEESVRGSDAFVIQSHTQPLNKWLMEQLIMIDALKRGSAKRITAILPFYPYARQDKKHRGREPISARLVADLLKAAGADRIVSVDLHTDQIQGFFDGPVDHMHAMPILTDYIKNNYSLENICVVSPDAGRVKVAEKWANILGDAPLAFVHKTRSSEVANQVVANRVVGDVAGKTCVLLDDMIDTGGTIAGAVGVLREAGAGDVIIACTHGVFSDPARERLSQCGAKEVITTDTLPQNGEGWDNLTVLSIAPLLARTIKEIFENGSVTTLFEGQA; encoded by the coding sequence ATGACCGCACACTGGACCGAAAGCCACAAGAACCTTATGCTGTTTTCTGGGCGCGCGCACCCAGAACTCGGCGAGGCTGTGGCTGAAGAACTGGGCGTTGAGCTCACCCCGATGACCGCACGCGACTTCGCAAACGGCGAGATCTTCGTCCGTTTCGAAGAGTCTGTCCGTGGCTCCGATGCCTTCGTCATCCAGTCCCACACCCAGCCGCTGAACAAGTGGCTGATGGAACAGCTCATCATGATCGACGCTCTGAAGCGTGGCTCTGCCAAGCGCATCACCGCGATCCTGCCGTTCTACCCATACGCCCGCCAAGACAAGAAGCACCGTGGTCGCGAGCCTATCTCTGCTCGCCTGGTCGCTGACCTGCTCAAGGCTGCTGGTGCAGATCGCATCGTGTCCGTGGATCTGCACACCGATCAGATTCAGGGCTTCTTCGACGGTCCAGTCGATCACATGCACGCCATGCCGATTCTCACGGACTACATCAAGAACAACTACTCCCTCGAAAACATCTGCGTGGTCTCCCCTGACGCCGGTCGCGTGAAGGTTGCCGAGAAGTGGGCCAACATCCTTGGCGACGCCCCACTGGCATTCGTCCACAAGACCCGCTCCAGCGAGGTAGCCAACCAGGTGGTTGCCAATCGCGTTGTCGGTGATGTCGCGGGCAAGACCTGCGTGCTTCTCGACGACATGATCGACACCGGCGGCACCATCGCTGGTGCCGTCGGCGTGCTCCGCGAAGCAGGCGCTGGCGATGTCATCATCGCTTGTACCCACGGTGTCTTTTCCGACCCTGCTCGCGAGCGCCTTTCTCAGTGCGGTGCCAAGGAAGTCATCACCACCGACACACTCCCGCAGAACGGCGAGGGCTGGGACAACCTCACCGTCTTGTCGATCGCTCCACTGTTGGCTCGCACCATCAAGGAAATCTTCGAGAATGGCTCTGTGACCACTCTCTTCGAGGGCCAGGCGTAA
- a CDS encoding alkene reductase, translated as MTELFAPVQIGAITLPNRMVMAPLTRSRADRDGIPSELHAQYYSQRATAGLIVSEGTFTAGSNRAFPGQPGLENSEQQAGWARVMDAVHAQGGHIFVQLMHAGRLTHAELADGHHPEAPSAIASGTAVRDWNERKECPTPRALEASELPRIVEQFRTAARRAIDAGADGVEIHGANGYLLNEFLSDGANQRMDNYGGSPRNRYRLIEEVLRAVVHEIGAERVGIRFSPGLPTQGITETEVLETYGGLLDAVADLSLAYVSFICAAPAGLTLSDLAVRARANGVTKVLSNVWSPEGTDRALAEQQLAQPYVDAVVVGRALIANPDLVRRWAEDLPLNEPDPATFYAGGARGYTDYPTL; from the coding sequence ATGACTGAACTCTTCGCGCCGGTCCAGATCGGGGCTATTACTCTTCCCAACCGTATGGTCATGGCACCATTGACACGCAGCCGCGCTGATCGCGACGGTATCCCTTCAGAACTACATGCGCAGTACTACTCGCAACGCGCCACTGCCGGTCTGATTGTGTCGGAGGGAACCTTCACGGCAGGATCGAACCGGGCTTTCCCAGGACAACCGGGACTGGAGAACTCAGAGCAGCAGGCAGGATGGGCCCGCGTCATGGATGCGGTGCACGCGCAGGGCGGGCACATCTTCGTACAGCTCATGCACGCTGGTCGTCTGACGCATGCGGAGCTTGCAGACGGCCACCACCCCGAGGCGCCATCTGCTATTGCCTCCGGCACTGCGGTTCGTGATTGGAACGAACGCAAGGAATGCCCAACACCCCGTGCCTTGGAAGCTTCGGAACTCCCCCGAATCGTCGAGCAGTTCCGTACTGCCGCACGGCGTGCGATCGATGCGGGTGCTGACGGAGTGGAAATCCACGGAGCCAACGGCTATCTGCTGAACGAGTTCCTGAGTGACGGCGCCAATCAGCGCATGGACAATTACGGTGGCTCCCCACGCAACCGATACCGCCTCATTGAGGAGGTTCTACGGGCTGTTGTCCACGAGATCGGTGCCGAGCGGGTGGGCATTCGCTTCTCGCCGGGATTGCCGACTCAGGGCATCACCGAAACAGAGGTGCTGGAAACTTATGGTGGTCTGCTCGATGCAGTCGCCGACCTGAGCTTGGCCTATGTTTCTTTCATCTGCGCAGCTCCCGCAGGGCTTACATTGAGCGACCTCGCGGTCCGAGCTCGTGCGAACGGAGTCACCAAGGTGTTGTCCAACGTGTGGTCGCCGGAAGGCACCGATCGGGCGCTGGCTGAGCAGCAGCTGGCGCAACCCTATGTTGATGCCGTCGTAGTCGGGCGCGCGCTGATCGCGAACCCAGATCTGGTGCGCCGCTGGGCTGAGGACCTGCCACTTAACGAGCCGGATCCAGCGACCTTTTACGCCGGCGGTGCACGCGGCTACACCGATTATCCAACCTTGTAG
- a CDS encoding LLM class flavin-dependent oxidoreductase yields the protein MLSISVLDLVHVHPGTPIKEAINNSVRIAQEAEQQGFQRVWYAEHHNMPTIASSATSVLIGHVADHTTKIRLGSGGVMLPNHSPLVIAEQFGTLATIHGDRIDLGLGRAPGTDQMTLRALRRSPAAAENFPADIVELQEFLGDGTQHINAYPGRGTNVPLYILGSSLFGAELAARLGLPYAFASHFAPTHLRQVAMVYRDNYQPSERHPEPYFIAALNAIVSEDENEAIAEANETFELRVEALVGRNRKFSEADKQLLMVSPAAEQVRTMLQYTAVGKPDQVAEYFRDFATEYQADELITTLASPSVEGQLRTLTLLGNELA from the coding sequence ATGTTATCCATTTCGGTTCTCGACCTAGTTCATGTCCACCCCGGAACTCCTATCAAAGAAGCCATCAACAATTCTGTACGCATCGCCCAAGAAGCGGAACAACAGGGTTTCCAGCGCGTCTGGTACGCAGAGCACCACAACATGCCGACCATCGCGTCTTCGGCAACGAGCGTGCTCATCGGGCACGTTGCCGATCACACGACGAAGATTCGACTCGGCTCCGGCGGTGTCATGCTGCCGAATCACTCCCCCCTCGTCATCGCAGAGCAGTTTGGTACCCTCGCCACGATCCACGGCGACCGCATTGACCTCGGGCTCGGGCGCGCTCCTGGCACCGATCAGATGACGCTGCGTGCTTTGCGACGCTCCCCGGCGGCAGCCGAGAATTTCCCAGCTGACATCGTGGAGCTCCAAGAATTCCTGGGAGACGGAACCCAGCACATCAATGCATACCCAGGTCGCGGCACCAACGTCCCGCTCTATATCCTGGGATCTTCTCTCTTCGGTGCCGAGCTGGCAGCTCGTTTGGGCCTCCCCTATGCCTTTGCCTCCCACTTCGCACCTACGCACCTTCGCCAAGTAGCCATGGTGTATCGAGACAACTACCAGCCGTCTGAGCGTCACCCGGAGCCGTACTTCATTGCGGCACTCAACGCCATCGTCAGCGAAGACGAGAATGAAGCAATCGCTGAAGCCAACGAGACCTTCGAATTGCGGGTCGAAGCCCTGGTCGGACGCAATCGGAAATTCAGCGAGGCCGACAAGCAGCTGCTGATGGTCTCGCCTGCTGCAGAGCAGGTGCGCACCATGTTGCAGTACACGGCCGTCGGCAAGCCGGACCAGGTGGCGGAGTACTTCCGAGACTTCGCCACTGAGTATCAGGCCGACGAACTCATCACTACGCTGGCTTCCCCAAGCGTCGAGGGACAGCTGCGTACACTGACTTTGCTAGGGAACGAATTGGCGTGA
- a CDS encoding 50S ribosomal protein L25/general stress protein Ctc: MSNEAIALVAAPRKEFGKGFARRARVAGLVPAVIYAKGFEPLHITVDRIEFTKIVRNHGVNTVVTVDIEGEKQLAMIKHVDQNVLNWQIDHADLLAIKKGEKVEVEVPVVTAGEPGPGTMLIQETDTIRVLADVMSIPEEIVVSVAGKVVGDQILAGDIELPEGTELTDEADVLMINFVAPEDNEAEADEAAEAAGVVEDAPEEAPAEESAE; the protein is encoded by the coding sequence ATGTCTAACGAGGCAATTGCACTTGTTGCAGCACCACGTAAGGAGTTCGGCAAGGGTTTCGCCCGCCGCGCTCGCGTCGCAGGTCTTGTTCCTGCCGTCATCTACGCAAAGGGCTTTGAGCCACTGCACATCACCGTCGACCGCATCGAGTTCACCAAGATCGTTCGTAACCACGGTGTGAACACCGTTGTGACCGTGGACATCGAGGGTGAGAAGCAGCTTGCCATGATCAAGCACGTCGACCAGAACGTCCTGAACTGGCAGATCGACCACGCCGACCTCCTCGCCATCAAGAAGGGCGAAAAGGTTGAGGTCGAGGTTCCTGTCGTTACCGCTGGCGAGCCAGGACCTGGCACCATGCTGATCCAGGAGACCGACACCATCCGCGTCCTCGCAGACGTTATGTCCATCCCAGAGGAGATCGTCGTCTCCGTTGCTGGCAAGGTTGTTGGCGACCAGATCCTCGCAGGCGACATCGAGCTGCCTGAGGGCACCGAGCTGACCGACGAGGCAGATGTCCTCATGATCAACTTCGTTGCACCTGAAGACAACGAGGCAGAAGCCGACGAGGCTGCAGAGGCAGCTGGCGTTGTTGAAGACGCTCCAGAAGAGGCTCCTGCAGAAGAGTCCGCAGAGTAA
- the pth gene encoding aminoacyl-tRNA hydrolase, protein MSDPYLIVGLGNPGSRYETTRHNVGFIAVDQIADDHMGSFSSHKKSNSDILETRIGDTKVVLAKPRTFMNLSGGPIRALCDFFKVPAANVIVIHDELDLDFGTVRLKKGGGENGHNGLRSTSQTLGTKDYLRIRIGIGRPPGRQDPASYVLKPFSAQEAADLGAICADAAEGATLIVSHGLEFAQNTIHGK, encoded by the coding sequence ATGTCAGACCCCTACCTCATCGTTGGCCTGGGCAATCCGGGTTCTCGTTACGAAACCACGCGTCATAACGTCGGCTTCATCGCTGTTGATCAAATCGCAGACGACCACATGGGTTCCTTCAGCAGCCATAAGAAGTCCAACTCGGACATCCTGGAGACCCGGATCGGCGATACTAAGGTGGTTCTGGCCAAGCCTCGCACCTTCATGAATCTCTCCGGCGGTCCTATCCGTGCGCTGTGTGATTTTTTCAAAGTCCCAGCCGCGAACGTCATTGTGATCCACGATGAGCTGGACCTGGACTTTGGCACCGTGCGACTCAAGAAGGGTGGCGGCGAAAACGGACACAACGGGCTACGTTCGACCAGCCAGACTTTGGGTACAAAAGACTATCTGCGCATCCGCATCGGGATCGGGCGCCCGCCGGGTCGACAGGACCCGGCGTCTTACGTGCTCAAACCGTTTTCGGCGCAGGAAGCCGCCGATCTCGGAGCGATCTGTGCGGATGCAGCAGAGGGCGCCACTTTGATTGTGTCCCATGGGCTCGAATTTGCCCAGAATACAATCCACGGCAAATAG
- a CDS encoding NAD(P)/FAD-dependent oxidoreductase → MSDIVILGAGVSGHTAALHLSRLLPEGHTITVVSPNADWNWIPSNIWVGVGRMDKKKVLFPLGPVYRKKGIRFEQARATALWPEGDEADSRPAVDIVCTDKARSGEQKRIRYDYLINATGPQLRFDLTKGLGPEGGHSLSVCTAEHAVAAAQGLADTIRELKKGNPQTLIVGTGHGTCTCEGAAFEYAFNVEHELRAAGVRDKARLIYLTNEPELGDFGVGGMVFKQEGYETTSKIWTESLFRERGVEAITGAHVHEVKDGVVHFETLDGTFHDLEFNFAMLLPPFGGVPLTAHAPDGSDISERLFAPNGFMKVDADYSKKPYSEWKASDWPETCLAAAYDNIWAVGIAFAPPHQISEPRTTPNGTLIAPAPPRTGQPSGEMGKAAALSIVERITKGPDAKLHTASMARLGSACVASAGTGLTTGSAASMVMMPIVPDKDKYPSGRDLRYTTGEIGLSGHWTKLLLHYMFIYKAKGLPGWQFIPE, encoded by the coding sequence ATGTCTGACATCGTCATATTAGGGGCGGGCGTCTCGGGCCATACCGCTGCGCTGCATCTCAGCAGGTTACTACCTGAGGGACACACCATCACGGTGGTTTCGCCGAACGCCGACTGGAACTGGATCCCAAGCAACATTTGGGTCGGCGTGGGACGCATGGACAAAAAGAAGGTGCTGTTTCCGCTAGGACCCGTGTACCGCAAGAAGGGAATTCGCTTCGAACAAGCGCGGGCGACTGCGCTTTGGCCTGAAGGCGATGAAGCAGACTCTAGGCCAGCTGTGGACATCGTCTGCACCGATAAAGCGCGTAGCGGTGAACAGAAACGGATCCGCTACGACTACCTCATTAATGCCACTGGACCACAGTTGCGGTTTGACCTAACTAAAGGACTCGGGCCAGAAGGTGGACACTCCCTCTCTGTCTGTACAGCAGAACATGCAGTCGCAGCAGCTCAGGGGCTTGCGGACACCATTCGTGAGTTGAAGAAGGGGAACCCACAAACTCTCATCGTAGGCACTGGTCACGGAACCTGTACTTGTGAGGGTGCAGCCTTTGAGTACGCCTTCAACGTCGAACACGAACTCCGTGCCGCCGGTGTGCGGGACAAGGCTCGGTTGATATACCTTACTAACGAACCGGAACTCGGCGACTTCGGTGTCGGGGGCATGGTATTCAAGCAGGAAGGCTACGAAACCACCTCGAAAATTTGGACCGAATCCCTGTTCCGCGAACGAGGGGTGGAAGCCATCACAGGCGCGCATGTCCATGAAGTCAAAGATGGTGTTGTGCACTTTGAGACCCTCGACGGTACTTTTCACGACCTTGAGTTCAACTTCGCGATGCTCCTGCCACCATTCGGAGGAGTGCCCCTCACCGCGCACGCCCCAGATGGCTCGGACATTTCCGAGCGGCTCTTTGCACCCAACGGCTTCATGAAAGTCGATGCAGACTACAGCAAGAAGCCTTACTCAGAGTGGAAGGCCTCAGACTGGCCAGAGACCTGCCTCGCCGCAGCGTATGACAACATCTGGGCCGTCGGCATTGCCTTTGCGCCCCCGCACCAAATATCCGAGCCAAGGACCACACCAAACGGCACGCTAATCGCACCTGCGCCACCACGCACCGGCCAGCCCTCCGGTGAAATGGGTAAAGCCGCAGCGCTTTCCATTGTTGAGCGCATCACAAAGGGGCCGGACGCGAAGCTGCACACGGCCTCAATGGCCCGACTCGGTTCTGCCTGCGTGGCATCCGCCGGCACAGGACTCACCACGGGATCCGCGGCATCGATGGTCATGATGCCGATCGTGCCCGATAAAGACAAATACCCGTCAGGCCGAGACCTGCGCTACACCACCGGAGAAATCGGGCTGTCCGGACACTGGACAAAGCTTCTCCTGCACTACATGTTCATCTACAAAGCCAAGGGACTGCCAGGATGGCAGTTCATCCCGGAATAA